One part of the [Synechococcus] sp. NIES-970 genome encodes these proteins:
- a CDS encoding nodulation efficiency protein D, translating into MVNPLLIWLIIGALLCSLEFIFPTAFMEFMLGMGAMAVAVIIYFIPSLDPNFQILLWLIFSSVAILVSRRFFTPKTTVRTLSDAAEAETITAIAPGQPGRILYEGSSWRARCADETMAIDAQETVYVVRREGTTLIVMPRHCLEP; encoded by the coding sequence ATGGTCAATCCTCTACTTATTTGGCTGATCATTGGGGCGTTACTTTGCTCCCTCGAGTTTATTTTTCCCACGGCCTTCATGGAATTTATGCTCGGGATGGGTGCGATGGCTGTGGCTGTGATTATCTATTTCATCCCGAGCCTCGATCCGAACTTCCAAATTCTACTGTGGCTGATTTTTTCGAGTGTCGCCATTCTCGTCTCCCGTCGCTTTTTTACGCCAAAAACAACCGTCCGTACCCTGAGTGATGCCGCCGAAGCTGAAACAATCACGGCGATCGCCCCCGGCCAACCAGGCCGTATTCTCTATGAAGGCAGCTCCTGGCGCGCCCGCTGCGCCGATGAAACCATGGCGATCGACGCCCAAGAAACTGTTTATGTCGTACGCCGAGAAGGTACGACCCTCATTGTGATGCCCCGTCACTGCCTCGAACCCTAA
- a CDS encoding protein phosphatase 2C domain protein, translating into MTISLPYLRASGSLALTFQGADLVGDRYWVVAPQIWQDTKPEAPPACTELTNILAQKYGKLYPRQLHLPRVYDVLSLPEGDILLLDNLPINDHGELLPALGALWEKASPLQQLSWLWQMTELWEDLAAVALGTSLLPLENIRVDGWRIRLMELVEDPADKPATLAAVVTQWRSLLPQSHPSIQEPLGAIFEDLGQPDGDRETILGRLNELLLAQSSQHQLQMAIASATDRGKNPPLNQDSHYPTTQDLAAPPSALLDLSDHLLIVCDGVEGHAQGEVASQLAVQSLKLQLTGFFQGIFDADTILEPAVIAQQLAAYIRITNNMIADRNDREGRTGGDRLATTLTLALQLPQRLSQGERQDRHSHELYIAQVGDSRAYWLTQSQCICLTVDDDVVAREVQAGRAVYRQARLRPDHMALTEALGTKTGDRLHPVIRRFVFAEDGVLVVCSDGLSDQHFLERHWQTFAPVIIQGHLPPGTMLQTLMNQAIAQQQDDNITAVVAFYRFTMDALDEVPEIADLPALSEFAPELLPPDFAPEEPETNPDIDPVDQELELSPTSSPTSSEKQDGPSQLTLVIGGLVIALVFFVLVALGLSWLLNRETPPPPETTPGQPTSST; encoded by the coding sequence ATGACTATTTCTCTTCCTTATCTCCGAGCATCAGGTTCCCTCGCGCTCACGTTTCAGGGGGCAGACCTCGTGGGCGATCGCTATTGGGTCGTCGCCCCGCAAATTTGGCAAGATACTAAGCCTGAAGCGCCGCCTGCCTGCACTGAGCTCACCAATATCCTGGCCCAAAAATATGGCAAACTCTATCCGCGTCAACTCCATTTACCCCGGGTGTATGATGTGCTTTCCTTGCCAGAGGGGGATATTTTATTACTAGATAATCTGCCAATCAATGACCACGGGGAGCTACTCCCGGCCCTCGGGGCGCTGTGGGAAAAGGCTTCTCCCTTACAACAGTTGAGCTGGCTGTGGCAAATGACTGAGCTGTGGGAAGATTTGGCAGCGGTGGCGCTGGGGACGAGCCTTTTACCGTTGGAGAATATCCGGGTAGATGGTTGGCGAATCCGCCTCATGGAACTTGTGGAAGATCCGGCAGATAAGCCTGCGACTTTGGCAGCGGTGGTAACCCAGTGGCGATCGCTTTTACCCCAGAGCCATCCCAGTATCCAGGAGCCTTTAGGGGCTATTTTTGAAGACCTTGGGCAGCCCGATGGAGACCGGGAAACGATTTTAGGGCGCCTTAATGAGCTACTTTTGGCGCAGTCGAGCCAACATCAACTCCAAATGGCGATCGCCTCTGCCACAGACCGGGGAAAAAATCCTCCCCTCAATCAGGATTCCCACTACCCAACAACCCAAGATCTTGCGGCGCCACCCAGTGCTCTGCTCGATTTGAGCGATCATTTACTCATTGTCTGTGATGGGGTTGAAGGCCATGCCCAGGGGGAAGTGGCGAGTCAATTGGCGGTTCAATCGCTGAAATTACAACTGACAGGGTTTTTCCAAGGAATATTTGATGCAGATACGATCCTTGAGCCAGCAGTGATTGCGCAGCAGTTAGCCGCCTATATCCGCATCACTAACAACATGATCGCCGACCGTAATGATCGCGAAGGACGCACCGGGGGCGATCGCCTCGCCACAACCCTCACTTTGGCTCTGCAACTTCCCCAAAGGCTCAGTCAGGGAGAGAGGCAAGACCGCCATAGCCATGAACTTTATATTGCCCAGGTGGGGGATAGTCGCGCCTATTGGCTAACTCAAAGTCAATGTATCTGTTTAACGGTGGATGATGATGTGGTAGCCCGGGAAGTCCAGGCTGGCCGCGCGGTATATCGCCAAGCCCGCCTACGCCCGGACCACATGGCCCTCACCGAAGCTCTGGGAACAAAGACAGGCGATCGCCTCCACCCGGTCATTCGTCGTTTTGTCTTCGCCGAAGATGGGGTTCTGGTGGTTTGCTCTGACGGTCTCAGTGACCAGCATTTTTTAGAGCGTCACTGGCAAACCTTTGCGCCGGTGATTATCCAGGGTCACTTGCCCCCTGGCACCATGCTCCAGACTTTGATGAACCAGGCGATCGCCCAGCAACAAGATGACAATATTACGGCAGTGGTTGCCTTTTATCGCTTTACGATGGATGCCCTAGATGAGGTCCCAGAAATAGCAGATCTCCCTGCCCTCAGCGAGTTCGCCCCGGAGTTATTGCCCCCTGATTTTGCGCCAGAAGAGCCAGAAACAAATCCAGACATAGATCCAGTGGATCAAGAATTAGAGCTCAGCCCAACATCTAGCCCAACATCTAGTGAAAAGCAAGACGGCCCCTCCCAACTCACCTTGGTTATTGGGGGTTTGGTGATCGCGCTCGTCTTCTTCGTTTTAGTGGCCCTTGGCTTGAGCTGGCTATTAAATCGCGAGACCCCGCCGCCGCCAGAAACAACCCCGGGACAACCTACAAGCTCAACGTAG
- the murG gene encoding UDP-N-acetylglucosamine--N-acetylmuramyl-(pentapeptide)pyrophosphoryl-undecaprenol N-acetylglucosamine transferase, giving the protein MAASGTGGHLFPALAVAKQLTDCDIEWLGTPDRLETDLVPGEYHRHTVTAKGLQGKPLQKLKNGLQLLASVFQTHKILGDRRIDLVFTTGGYIAAPAILAARWRRIPVILHESNVLPGKVTRFLGKYATAVVIGFQESAQYLPKARTLHLGTPVRPEFLTPQALDLNLPGDRPLILVMGGSQGAVGINQLVRQCAVDWIAAGAVIVHITGKNDPDVAQFQDPHYFPLPFTDKIAALLQRASVVVSRSGASALTELTITKTAAILIPYPYAAEDHQTINAQVFVKHQAGLLAPQKDLTPERLSEMVLDLLRHPAKREAIAANAATLGLPQSAEQIADFLRTTLSL; this is encoded by the coding sequence ATGGCCGCCAGTGGCACTGGAGGGCATCTCTTTCCGGCCCTGGCGGTGGCTAAACAATTAACTGACTGTGACATCGAGTGGCTGGGAACCCCCGATCGCCTCGAAACTGATCTTGTCCCAGGGGAATATCATCGCCATACAGTGACGGCGAAGGGGCTCCAAGGTAAACCTTTACAAAAACTAAAAAATGGCCTGCAACTGCTAGCCTCCGTGTTCCAGACCCACAAAATTTTGGGCGATCGCCGCATTGATCTTGTCTTTACCACTGGGGGCTACATTGCGGCACCAGCAATCCTGGCGGCCCGTTGGCGCCGGATTCCGGTCATTCTTCACGAGTCCAATGTCCTCCCCGGCAAAGTGACCCGCTTTCTGGGGAAATACGCAACGGCGGTGGTGATTGGCTTCCAAGAATCGGCTCAGTACCTCCCCAAAGCTAGAACCCTTCACCTCGGGACCCCTGTCCGACCAGAATTTCTGACCCCCCAAGCCCTTGACCTAAATTTACCTGGCGATCGCCCTTTAATTTTGGTGATGGGGGGCTCCCAGGGGGCCGTAGGCATCAATCAGTTGGTGCGCCAATGTGCCGTTGATTGGATCGCGGCAGGGGCGGTCATTGTGCATATCACGGGGAAAAATGACCCTGATGTAGCGCAGTTCCAAGATCCCCATTACTTCCCTTTGCCCTTTACCGACAAAATTGCGGCCCTACTCCAGCGGGCAAGTGTGGTCGTTAGTCGCTCCGGTGCCAGTGCCTTAACAGAATTAACGATTACAAAAACCGCTGCTATTTTGATTCCCTACCCCTACGCAGCGGAAGATCACCAAACGATCAATGCCCAGGTTTTTGTCAAACACCAGGCAGGGCTCTTAGCACCCCAAAAAGACCTAACACCAGAACGACTGTCAGAGATGGTTTTAGACCTGCTGCGCCATCCAGCAAAACGGGAGGCGATCGCCGCCAATGCCGCGACCTTGGGGCTCCCCCAAAGTGCCGAACAAATTGCTGATTTTCTGCGCACTACGTTGAGCTTGTAG
- a CDS encoding hypothetical protein (conserved hypothetical protein), whose product MGYGHFLKRFFSLAIATGMFTLGYGLRTEARPPTTAPADLTTLLAEIDQAANGQQLDQLMTFYSENFSHSDGLAKGEFQTLVTQLWEDYPRLTYNTRLLSWDQTDDRLTAETETQIQGVKREAGRWIDYNSTIRAQQTFQGGQMISQEILSEASTLTSGDNPPVVQVVIPETVAPEADFGFDVIVQDPLGDEILLGGALEETITGTTYSDPGAFELDLLPAGGIFKRVVAPADPGDMWYSAIVVRSDGMVLTTNRVKVQGN is encoded by the coding sequence ATGGGTTATGGGCACTTTTTAAAACGGTTTTTTAGTTTGGCGATCGCCACAGGAATGTTCACCCTCGGTTATGGTCTACGCACCGAAGCTCGTCCGCCAACAACAGCTCCGGCAGATCTGACGACTCTCCTGGCCGAGATTGACCAGGCGGCCAACGGCCAGCAACTCGATCAGCTCATGACCTTCTACAGTGAAAACTTTAGCCATAGTGATGGTTTGGCGAAGGGCGAATTTCAGACCCTAGTGACGCAGCTTTGGGAAGATTATCCACGGCTCACCTACAACACAAGGCTCCTCAGTTGGGATCAAACGGACGATCGCCTCACCGCTGAAACTGAAACCCAAATCCAAGGGGTCAAGCGCGAAGCAGGTCGCTGGATCGATTACAACAGCACCATCCGTGCCCAACAAACCTTCCAAGGGGGCCAAATGATCAGCCAAGAGATCCTCTCAGAAGCTTCAACCCTGACCAGTGGTGATAATCCCCCAGTTGTGCAGGTCGTGATCCCAGAAACCGTGGCCCCAGAAGCGGACTTTGGCTTCGATGTGATTGTTCAAGATCCTCTAGGCGATGAAATTTTACTTGGTGGTGCCCTTGAAGAAACGATTACTGGCACAACCTACAGCGATCCGGGCGCCTTTGAATTAGATCTTCTCCCTGCTGGGGGAATCTTTAAACGGGTGGTCGCCCCCGCAGACCCTGGTGATATGTGGTACTCCGCCATTGTTGTGCGCAGTGATGGCATGGTCTTGACGACTAACCGGGTCAAGGTTCAGGGCAACTAA
- a CDS encoding hypothetical protein (conserved hypothetical membrane protein) yields MHNLFKRYERLMIQVLLTMMAIAIGLATLDFGWVLFQSILAPPRLLIEGEQLLEIFSLFMLIIIGIELLESIINTYLTKGRPHFEVVLSVAIIAIARKVIILDIKTTDSLSLFGIAAIILSLTVGYYFMKQSHPDDAPPSEPDRDVAPLPPRQQKHR; encoded by the coding sequence ATGCACAATCTATTTAAGCGCTACGAAAGGTTGATGATTCAGGTGCTCCTGACGATGATGGCGATCGCCATTGGGTTGGCAACCCTGGACTTCGGTTGGGTGCTTTTTCAAAGTATTTTGGCACCACCACGATTACTTATCGAGGGAGAACAGCTGCTAGAAATCTTTAGCCTCTTTATGCTGATCATCATCGGCATCGAGCTACTAGAAAGCATTATCAATACCTACCTCACCAAGGGGCGCCCCCATTTTGAAGTGGTACTCTCGGTGGCGATTATTGCGATCGCCCGCAAGGTAATTATTCTGGATATCAAAACCACCGATAGTTTGAGTTTATTTGGCATTGCAGCCATTATTTTATCCCTGACAGTGGGCTATTACTTCATGAAGCAAAGTCATCCCGACGACGCCCCCCCATCCGAACCAGACCGCGATGTGGCCCCTTTACCCCCCAGACAACAAAAACACCGATGA
- the mutS_2 gene encoding DNA mismatch repair protein, protein MSKCNSRSISHELPLTQIQAETLKLLEWSRLCQHLSTFAATKLGSIAAQQLVFPQSQAESEVLLAQTVEMQALDGAMDNGVSFEGIGDISESLERAAVGGLIAGKDLLLIATTLAGVRRLRRLVENTELDLPQLTHLVEQLRTYPELEQEIHHCIDDRGDVTDRASPKLEGIRVKIKGAREQIYQTLQRIMQRHSSSIQEAVITQRGDRFVLPVKAGQKEQIPGIVHDISSTGSTLYIEPKAIVEVGNRLRQALKQEEREVEIVLRQLTEKVAAVGEDLEKLLAIATTLDLALARMRYGVWLNGHPPKFVSPEQPTILRNLRHPLLIWQEKQEESLEVVPINVQIRPDIRVVAITGPNTGGKTVTLKTLGMAALMAKVGLFIPAIAPVEIPWFDQVLADIGDEQSLQQSLSTFSGHIRRVGRIIEALQPEDQTNLVLLDEVGAGTDPTEGSALAIALLKYLADHTQLTIATTHYGELKALKYEDERFENASVEFDEYSLRPTYKLLWGIPGRSNALAIAQRLGLDPAIVESAQNLLGNANTNVNDVIAALEAQRRDQEQKAKEAEALLKQTERFYTEVSAKAADLQRREAELKLAQDQQVQAAIAEAKSEIAQVIRTLQKGKPTAQKAQAATQALGDIAETKLAKTTPKKPGYQPQLGERIRISRLGQTAEVIELDAESKTLVARFGIMKMSLDWTEIESLQGQKVEVEPKAKVPKKQAPPPAKTPETVTVRTANNTVDIRGQRIHQAESQLEQAIATATAAGAHVLWIIHGKGTGKLREGVHEFLKYHPQIQKFTLADQKEGGAGVTLAYFSH, encoded by the coding sequence ATGTCAAAATGTAACTCTCGCAGTATTTCCCACGAATTGCCCTTGACCCAGATCCAAGCCGAAACCCTCAAGCTCCTCGAATGGTCGCGCCTTTGTCAGCATCTATCGACCTTTGCTGCCACAAAATTAGGGTCGATCGCCGCCCAACAACTTGTGTTTCCCCAGAGCCAAGCAGAAAGTGAAGTGCTTTTGGCCCAAACGGTGGAGATGCAAGCCTTGGATGGGGCGATGGACAATGGGGTTTCCTTTGAGGGCATTGGCGATATTAGCGAATCTTTAGAACGAGCAGCGGTGGGTGGGCTGATCGCGGGGAAAGATTTATTGCTTATTGCAACCACTCTGGCCGGGGTAAGACGCCTGCGTCGCCTGGTGGAAAATACAGAATTAGATCTACCCCAATTGACTCATCTGGTGGAACAGCTGCGCACCTACCCAGAACTGGAGCAAGAAATCCACCACTGCATCGATGATCGGGGCGATGTGACTGACCGGGCCAGTCCGAAACTGGAAGGGATTCGCGTCAAGATCAAAGGGGCCAGGGAGCAAATCTATCAAACCCTCCAGCGGATTATGCAGCGCCACAGCAGTTCGATCCAGGAGGCGGTGATTACCCAACGGGGCGATCGCTTTGTTTTGCCCGTTAAAGCGGGCCAAAAAGAACAAATTCCTGGCATTGTTCACGATATCTCTAGTACTGGCTCGACCCTCTACATTGAACCCAAGGCGATCGTCGAAGTAGGTAATCGCCTCCGTCAAGCGCTCAAACAGGAAGAACGAGAGGTTGAAATTGTCCTGCGCCAGTTAACAGAGAAAGTGGCGGCTGTGGGGGAAGATTTAGAAAAACTTTTGGCGATCGCCACCACCCTTGACCTAGCCTTGGCCCGGATGCGCTATGGTGTCTGGCTTAACGGCCATCCCCCAAAGTTTGTCAGCCCCGAGCAACCAACCATTCTGCGTAACTTGCGCCATCCCCTGCTGATTTGGCAGGAAAAACAAGAAGAAAGCTTAGAGGTGGTGCCGATCAATGTACAAATTCGTCCTGATATCCGGGTGGTGGCGATCACCGGGCCGAATACAGGGGGAAAAACTGTCACCCTCAAAACCCTCGGCATGGCCGCTTTGATGGCAAAAGTGGGCCTATTTATTCCGGCGATCGCCCCGGTAGAAATCCCCTGGTTTGACCAAGTTTTAGCCGATATCGGCGACGAACAATCTCTGCAACAGAGTTTATCGACTTTTTCTGGACATATTCGCCGGGTTGGACGCATTATCGAGGCTTTGCAACCAGAAGATCAAACCAATCTCGTTCTCCTCGATGAAGTGGGGGCTGGTACCGACCCTACCGAAGGCAGTGCCCTGGCGATCGCCCTGTTGAAATACCTCGCCGACCATACCCAGCTGACGATCGCCACCACCCACTATGGGGAACTCAAAGCCCTGAAATATGAGGATGAGCGCTTTGAAAATGCCTCCGTCGAATTTGATGAATATTCCCTGCGGCCCACCTATAAGCTCCTCTGGGGTATTCCGGGCCGCTCTAATGCCTTGGCGATCGCCCAACGGTTGGGGCTAGATCCTGCAATTGTCGAGAGTGCCCAAAATCTGCTGGGGAATGCAAATACCAATGTCAACGATGTGATCGCCGCCCTGGAAGCCCAACGGCGAGACCAAGAGCAAAAAGCCAAGGAAGCAGAAGCCCTCCTCAAACAGACCGAACGTTTTTACACAGAAGTTTCTGCGAAAGCCGCCGATCTCCAACGCCGGGAAGCAGAATTGAAACTCGCCCAGGATCAACAGGTGCAGGCGGCGATCGCCGAGGCGAAATCTGAAATCGCCCAGGTGATCCGCACCCTCCAAAAAGGCAAGCCCACCGCCCAAAAAGCCCAAGCCGCCACCCAAGCCCTGGGGGATATTGCCGAAACCAAACTCGCCAAAACCACCCCCAAAAAACCAGGCTACCAACCACAATTAGGGGAAAGAATTCGCATCTCGCGCCTGGGGCAAACTGCCGAAGTGATTGAATTAGATGCAGAAAGCAAAACCCTCGTCGCCCGCTTTGGCATTATGAAAATGTCCTTGGACTGGACGGAAATCGAATCGCTCCAGGGGCAAAAAGTAGAAGTAGAACCCAAGGCCAAAGTACCTAAAAAACAAGCGCCACCCCCAGCAAAAACCCCGGAAACAGTTACTGTGCGCACCGCCAACAATACCGTTGATATTCGGGGTCAACGGATTCACCAGGCCGAAAGTCAACTCGAACAGGCGATCGCCACCGCCACCGCCGCCGGCGCCCATGTGCTTTGGATTATCCATGGCAAAGGCACCGGAAAGCTCCGGGAAGGGGTCCATGAATTTCTGAAATACCATCCCCAAATCCAAAAATTCACCCTTGCTGATCAGAAGGAAGGCGGAGCTGGCGTTACCCTCGCCTATTTTTCCCATTAA
- a CDS encoding TonB family protein gives MLDKSLYNPTEQFLQTFQKLGNYGRRPQGIAVLGSIALHGLAALTIPFWATSDPTEESTDVQAVVPVMELSPEVQNRLPTMAPPLDLSIFETNPGFDLNMSALNGQAIAPDPNSLSLLPTPMSPNFGQSNFSFVPISPPPIASSYSGFTPPPPPRNMSFLPPPPPLEAVRPSESLPSLSIPGEVNGAPPASTESNGSQQQLTITPRSNNADLIQRQRQLEAEAAIATRPRNNAPENGNDVRFDAELLRSQELRGDSNTAPTPPQMARNSATVSRTLSGNYPRNACSSQASGTATYTVVVNSNGAPSQVNLAQSSGSNVLDGQAAQDIRNARFDGNNINYRVSVNYRYEPAFCAAFSPPPASPANPPAPPAPPAIEPANPDASED, from the coding sequence ATGCTAGACAAAAGCCTCTACAATCCCACAGAGCAGTTTCTCCAGACATTTCAGAAATTGGGCAACTATGGACGTCGTCCCCAGGGAATCGCGGTGTTGGGGTCGATCGCCTTGCATGGATTAGCGGCCCTGACGATTCCCTTTTGGGCTACCTCTGACCCCACCGAGGAAAGCACTGATGTTCAAGCGGTTGTCCCTGTGATGGAACTTTCCCCGGAGGTACAAAATCGCCTACCGACCATGGCTCCTCCTCTGGATTTGTCAATTTTTGAGACAAACCCGGGGTTTGATTTGAATATGTCGGCTCTCAATGGCCAGGCGATCGCCCCTGACCCCAATAGCCTCAGTCTGCTACCCACCCCCATGAGCCCTAATTTTGGCCAAAGTAATTTTTCTTTTGTGCCGATTAGTCCTCCCCCCATTGCCAGCAGCTATTCCGGGTTTACGCCTCCCCCGCCCCCCCGGAATATGAGCTTTTTACCGCCGCCACCCCCCTTAGAAGCGGTGCGTCCCAGTGAGTCTTTGCCCAGCCTCTCGATTCCAGGCGAGGTAAATGGTGCACCACCAGCTTCGACAGAAAGCAATGGTAGTCAGCAGCAGTTAACCATTACGCCCCGGTCAAATAACGCTGACTTGATCCAACGGCAACGACAGCTAGAAGCAGAAGCGGCGATCGCCACCCGCCCCCGTAATAACGCCCCAGAAAATGGCAATGACGTGCGTTTTGATGCCGAGTTACTCCGCTCCCAAGAACTCCGTGGAGACAGTAACACGGCTCCGACCCCACCCCAGATGGCGCGCAATAGTGCAACGGTAAGCCGCACCTTATCGGGGAACTATCCCCGGAATGCCTGTAGTAGTCAAGCCAGTGGCACCGCCACCTACACCGTTGTAGTGAACAGTAACGGTGCTCCCTCCCAGGTGAATTTAGCCCAGAGTTCTGGCAGTAATGTCCTCGACGGCCAGGCGGCCCAGGATATCCGTAACGCCCGCTTCGATGGGAACAACATTAACTATCGAGTCAGCGTTAATTATCGCTATGAGCCTGCTTTTTGTGCGGCTTTTAGCCCTCCCCCAGCTTCACCTGCTAATCCGCCCGCACCGCCAGCACCACCCGCCATCGAGCCTGCCAATCCTGATGCATCGGAGGATTGA
- a CDS encoding hypothetical protein (conserved hypothetical protein (DUF255)), whose amino-acid sequence MPLTTFSLVESFMANRLAQTKSLYLRKHAENPINWWYWCDEALAQAKAENKPIFLSIGYSSCHWCTVMEGEAFSNPEIAAYLNQYFLPIKVDREERPDIDSIYMQALQLMTGQGGWPLNIFLTPDDLQPFYGGTYFPLQPRYNRPGFLDVLTSIRRFFDEEPEKLQEIKSEIFMVLSRSAQLPPGAVTLDGSLLQQGLERCTAVVARQDAGPSFPMIPYGAIALQGSRLTAQDKHHGLDVSTKRGLDLTLGGIYDHVGGGFHRYTVDPHWTVPHFEKMLYDNGQITEFLANLWAQGVTEPAFKTALEGTVAWLAREMTAPAGYFYAAQDADSFLELTHPEPEEGAFYVWDYDELQAQLTADQFTELSETFFIAPDGNFEGKIVLKRRHSEELSENIRAILDRLFLARYGSPRDQLTNFPPARNNQEVKSVPWPGRIPAVTDTKMIVAWNSLMISGLARIYGVLKMEKAWDLAVNGANFILENQWQNNHLYRLNFGDAPDGAAQAEDYAFLIKALLDLQTNRPSEMIWVEKAIALQTAFDENFWATETKGYFNNPHSPELLIQERSYQDNATPAANGVAACNLIRLFLLTENTIYLEKATQILKAFGAILETSPQQVPTLVSALDWYLHGTVVKAPHERLLPLTQMSLNTVALKPTLVLPAGSIALVCQGLNCLEPCQTEAQLMTQIQTSLNRL is encoded by the coding sequence ATGCCCTTAACGACCTTTTCCCTGGTAGAAAGTTTCATGGCAAATCGTTTAGCCCAAACCAAAAGTCTTTATCTCCGTAAGCATGCAGAGAACCCGATCAATTGGTGGTATTGGTGTGATGAGGCCCTAGCCCAGGCCAAAGCTGAAAATAAGCCGATTTTTTTGTCCATTGGTTATTCCTCTTGTCACTGGTGCACGGTGATGGAAGGGGAAGCTTTTTCGAATCCGGAAATTGCTGCCTATCTCAATCAATATTTTTTACCTATTAAAGTAGACCGGGAAGAAAGACCAGACATTGACAGTATCTATATGCAGGCTTTGCAGTTGATGACTGGCCAGGGAGGATGGCCGCTGAATATTTTCCTGACGCCGGACGATTTACAGCCTTTCTATGGGGGCACTTATTTTCCGCTGCAACCCCGGTACAATCGTCCGGGTTTTCTTGATGTGCTGACGTCAATTCGGCGCTTTTTTGATGAGGAACCAGAGAAACTTCAGGAGATCAAATCAGAAATTTTTATGGTACTCAGTCGTTCTGCTCAGTTGCCTCCAGGAGCAGTGACACTCGATGGCAGTCTACTACAACAAGGGTTGGAGCGTTGTACAGCGGTGGTGGCACGGCAGGATGCTGGCCCTAGTTTTCCGATGATTCCCTACGGGGCGATCGCCTTACAGGGTAGTCGCCTCACTGCCCAAGATAAGCACCATGGTTTAGACGTAAGCACCAAGCGGGGCCTAGATTTAACCTTGGGGGGCATCTATGACCATGTAGGCGGTGGCTTCCATCGCTACACCGTTGATCCCCATTGGACAGTGCCCCACTTTGAAAAAATGCTCTATGACAATGGGCAAATCACAGAATTTCTCGCCAACCTCTGGGCCCAGGGGGTCACAGAACCCGCTTTCAAGACAGCTTTAGAAGGAACGGTAGCTTGGTTAGCCAGGGAAATGACAGCTCCCGCAGGCTATTTTTATGCCGCCCAGGATGCGGACAGCTTTTTAGAGTTGACCCATCCAGAGCCGGAAGAGGGGGCTTTTTATGTTTGGGACTATGATGAGTTGCAAGCCCAGCTGACCGCCGATCAATTCACAGAGCTCAGTGAGACTTTTTTTATTGCCCCAGACGGCAATTTTGAAGGAAAGATTGTTCTAAAACGCCGACATTCCGAAGAACTCTCGGAAAATATCCGAGCCATTCTCGATCGCCTATTTTTAGCACGCTATGGCAGTCCCAGAGATCAACTGACAAATTTTCCCCCGGCCCGGAACAACCAAGAGGTCAAGTCGGTTCCCTGGCCGGGACGTATTCCTGCGGTGACCGATACAAAAATGATCGTTGCTTGGAACAGTCTGATGATTTCAGGTCTGGCGCGAATCTATGGGGTGCTGAAGATGGAAAAAGCCTGGGATTTGGCGGTTAATGGCGCTAATTTCATCTTAGAAAATCAATGGCAAAATAACCACCTCTATCGACTTAACTTCGGTGATGCTCCAGATGGTGCAGCCCAGGCAGAAGATTATGCTTTTTTGATTAAAGCGCTCCTAGATCTGCAAACGAATCGCCCCTCAGAAATGATTTGGGTAGAAAAGGCGATCGCCCTCCAGACAGCCTTTGATGAAAACTTTTGGGCAACAGAGACGAAAGGCTATTTCAATAATCCCCATAGCCCAGAATTACTCATCCAAGAGCGGAGCTACCAAGACAACGCTACCCCTGCCGCCAATGGGGTCGCTGCCTGTAATTTAATACGTCTTTTTTTGCTGACTGAAAATACAATTTATTTAGAAAAAGCAACGCAAATCTTAAAGGCCTTTGGTGCGATTTTGGAGACCTCTCCTCAACAAGTGCCGACCCTGGTATCCGCCCTCGATTGGTATCTCCATGGCACCGTGGTAAAAGCTCCCCATGAAAGACTCTTACCCCTGACCCAAATGTCGTTAAATACAGTTGCCCTGAAACCCACATTGGTATTACCCGCCGGGAGTATTGCCCTAGTTTGTCAAGGATTGAATTGTCTAGAACCCTGCCAAACTGAAGCTCAATTAATGACTCAAATACAGACGAGTCTCAATCGATTGTAA